One Amycolatopsis sp. NBC_00355 genomic window carries:
- a CDS encoding cupin domain-containing protein — MSDSENFEGRDVGSEISVIRESTDVVGSGPRLHRHPYAETFVILRGRARFTIGAEERDGGAGDVLVVPAGTPHKFAVLGPGVYEAVHIHESDHFITEYLE, encoded by the coding sequence GTGAGCGACAGCGAGAACTTCGAGGGACGCGATGTCGGGTCCGAGATCTCCGTCATCCGCGAGAGCACCGACGTCGTGGGCTCCGGGCCGCGGCTGCACCGGCACCCCTACGCCGAAACCTTCGTCATCCTCCGGGGGCGGGCCCGGTTCACCATCGGCGCCGAGGAGCGGGACGGTGGCGCCGGGGACGTGCTCGTCGTCCCGGCCGGCACGCCGCACAAGTTCGCCGTGCTCGGCCCCGGCGTCTACGAGGCCGTGCACATCCACGAAAGCGACCACTTCATCACGGAGTACCTGGAGTGA
- a CDS encoding ATP-binding protein — protein sequence MNERATFGAELRRLRRAAGLSLTGLADRVHYSKGYLSKVETGLTTPNPALAALCDAELHAAGALTALLPHEPARRRTRPDVRASGLPPATGDFTGRADELQAVRDALETENGVCVISGMGGVGKTALAVRCAHRLEAVFADGCVFVDLRGHSEAPVDPAALHDRLLRVLGVPAERIPADPDDRAAFYRTRLRGRSLLLVLDNAADAAQVRPLLPAEPKCRVLVTSRSRLSALDEARHVSLDVLPAGTAAELFAALTGAAAADAARVAERCGRLPLAVRIAAARLRAHPAWDVAELDRRLAVEADRLGELDDGERSLSAAFRLSARQLSDAEGRLFGLLSLHPGGDLDVRAASALAGLAPRETDRLLDRLHDAYLITQPAADRYGFHDLLRAFAVETGEAALEPEERQAAFRQLAAFAVRDAERADRLLSPQRYRPVVTYPGGLPEPVPAEAVAWFRAEWPNLVALCRRAGELGEHERCWQLAFFLRGYFFLAKLWDEWIVTHRWARAAAEAAGDRWALATTTANLGIALVDRGDLDGASECYREALREYRAIGDRHGEATALAHHAWADHYRGDYRAALRDFGTALAFYEQTGSRRNAAITERGIALVRVALGEAAAAADVAAGTLTVFDELGLELDAVLALNCLGWARFHTGEHDLAAAAYREAAARAEACESDHEAARAYTGLGNVAFARGAASEAAGYWARADESHPGLDPVVVGETRARPA from the coding sequence ATGAACGAACGAGCGACGTTCGGCGCCGAGCTGCGCCGCCTGCGCCGGGCGGCCGGGCTCTCCCTGACCGGCCTCGCGGACCGGGTCCACTACAGCAAGGGCTACCTGAGCAAAGTGGAAACCGGGCTGACCACACCGAACCCGGCACTGGCCGCGCTGTGCGACGCCGAACTGCACGCGGCCGGGGCCCTCACCGCCCTGCTCCCCCACGAACCCGCGCGACGGCGGACCCGCCCCGACGTCCGGGCGTCCGGACTGCCGCCCGCGACCGGCGACTTCACCGGCCGCGCCGACGAACTGCAGGCGGTGCGCGACGCGCTGGAAACCGAAAACGGCGTCTGCGTGATCTCCGGGATGGGCGGGGTCGGCAAGACGGCGCTGGCCGTCCGCTGCGCCCACCGGCTCGAAGCGGTGTTCGCCGACGGCTGCGTGTTCGTCGACCTCCGCGGGCACAGCGAGGCCCCGGTCGACCCGGCGGCCCTGCACGACCGGCTGCTGCGGGTGCTCGGCGTGCCCGCCGAACGGATCCCGGCCGACCCGGACGACCGGGCCGCGTTCTACCGCACCCGGCTGCGCGGGCGCAGTCTCCTGCTGGTGCTGGACAACGCGGCCGACGCGGCGCAGGTGCGGCCGCTGCTGCCCGCCGAGCCGAAGTGCCGGGTGCTGGTGACCAGCCGGTCGCGGCTGAGCGCGCTCGACGAGGCCCGGCACGTCTCGCTCGACGTCCTGCCCGCCGGCACCGCGGCCGAGCTCTTCGCCGCGCTCACCGGGGCGGCCGCCGCCGACGCGGCCCGCGTCGCCGAACGCTGCGGCCGGCTCCCCCTCGCCGTCCGGATCGCCGCGGCCCGGCTGCGGGCCCACCCGGCCTGGGACGTGGCCGAGCTGGACCGCCGGCTGGCCGTCGAGGCCGACCGGCTCGGCGAGCTCGACGACGGCGAGCGCAGCCTGTCGGCGGCCTTCCGGCTGTCGGCGCGTCAGCTCAGCGACGCCGAAGGCCGGTTGTTCGGCCTGCTCTCGCTGCACCCCGGCGGCGACCTCGACGTCCGCGCGGCGAGCGCGCTGGCCGGGCTCGCGCCGCGGGAGACCGACCGGCTGCTCGACCGGCTGCACGACGCGTACCTGATCACCCAGCCCGCCGCCGACCGGTACGGCTTCCACGACCTGCTCCGCGCGTTCGCCGTCGAGACCGGCGAAGCCGCCCTCGAACCCGAAGAGCGGCAGGCGGCCTTCCGCCAGCTCGCGGCGTTCGCCGTGCGGGACGCCGAACGGGCCGACCGGCTGCTGTCCCCGCAGCGCTACCGGCCGGTGGTCACCTACCCCGGCGGCCTGCCCGAGCCGGTGCCCGCGGAAGCCGTCGCGTGGTTCCGCGCCGAGTGGCCGAACCTCGTCGCCCTGTGCCGCCGGGCCGGCGAGCTCGGGGAGCACGAGCGGTGCTGGCAGCTGGCGTTCTTCCTGCGCGGGTACTTCTTCCTGGCGAAGCTGTGGGACGAGTGGATCGTGACGCACCGCTGGGCCCGCGCGGCGGCCGAAGCGGCGGGCGACCGGTGGGCGCTGGCGACCACGACGGCGAACCTCGGGATCGCCCTGGTCGACCGGGGCGACCTCGACGGCGCGTCCGAGTGCTACCGCGAAGCGCTCCGGGAGTACCGCGCGATCGGCGACCGCCACGGCGAAGCCACCGCGCTTGCGCACCACGCCTGGGCCGACCACTACCGCGGCGACTACCGGGCCGCGTTGCGCGATTTCGGGACGGCGCTGGCGTTCTACGAGCAGACCGGCAGCCGCCGCAACGCCGCCATCACCGAACGCGGCATCGCGCTGGTGCGCGTCGCGCTCGGCGAGGCCGCGGCAGCGGCGGACGTCGCGGCGGGCACGCTGACCGTGTTCGACGAGCTCGGCCTGGAGCTCGACGCCGTGCTGGCGCTCAACTGCCTGGGCTGGGCCCGGTTCCACACCGGCGAACACGACCTCGCCGCGGCGGCCTACCGCGAAGCGGCGGCCCGGGCGGAGGCGTGCGAGAGCGACCACGAAGCGGCCCGGGCGTACACGGGCCTGGGCAACGTCGCGTTCGCCCGCGGCGCGGCGTCGGAGGCGGCGGGCTACTGGGCGCGGGCGGACGAGAGCCACCCCGGCCTCGACCCGGTCGTCGTCGGCGAAACCCGGGCCCGGCCGGCGTAA
- the shbA gene encoding RNA polymerase sigma factor ShbA, whose translation MALDTVPAEEVDGYTVLKELPRPEGRLTKEDLDPVVAAARTGDPAAIQALLRLIKPTVARYCRARIGGRDLSYLSADDVAQEVLLAVLKVLPGYQDRGGSFLYLVRAIAANKVADAFRSVARDRSKPVSELPDRPLGGNEPENHVLELDLGARLGRLMATLPPLHQAILSLRIVVGLSANETAESLGISAGNVRITQYRALQKLRGMISEDEV comes from the coding sequence ATGGCGTTGGACACGGTTCCGGCCGAAGAGGTCGACGGCTACACCGTGCTGAAGGAGCTGCCGCGGCCGGAGGGCCGGCTGACCAAGGAGGACCTCGACCCGGTGGTCGCGGCGGCGCGCACCGGTGACCCGGCGGCGATCCAGGCGCTGCTGCGGCTGATCAAGCCGACGGTCGCCCGCTACTGCCGCGCCCGGATCGGTGGCCGCGACCTGTCGTACCTCTCGGCCGACGACGTCGCGCAGGAGGTCCTGCTCGCGGTGCTGAAGGTGCTGCCGGGCTACCAGGACCGCGGCGGCTCGTTCCTGTACCTGGTGCGGGCGATCGCGGCGAACAAGGTCGCCGACGCGTTCCGGTCGGTGGCGCGGGACCGCTCGAAGCCGGTGTCGGAGCTGCCGGACCGGCCGCTGGGCGGCAACGAGCCGGAGAACCACGTGCTGGAGCTGGACCTCGGCGCGCGGCTGGGCCGGCTGATGGCGACGCTGCCGCCGCTGCACCAGGCGATCCTGTCGCTGCGGATCGTCGTCGGCCTGTCGGCGAACGAGACGGCGGAATCGCTGGGCATTTCGGCGGGCAACGTCCGCATCACGCAGTACCGCGCCCTCCAGAAGCTGCGCGGCATGATCAGCGAAGACGAGGTCTAG
- a CDS encoding SEFIR domain-containing protein gives MPTRPRVFVSYSHDDEDHKTLVRRFAEFLHRHIGLEVHLDQWADGARVDWSRWALRQLKAADYTLAIASPMYRRRTDGEESPHVGRGAQFEGAVLRDQVTADIDEYTARILPIVLPGRAIDEIPQFLNPYSTTRFVVRQFQVGDSGVQSLVRAIARRPEHPRPDEDPAVFAGGGYTPAPRRRKLLLTTELTPVSKGPDVRLAAASIDGTHHGHSITYRCSMFCGEPRGVVEYDLGRKYRKFESAAGVLDDAADAGQTGHFEVFLDGVPQPSVTVRLGAPAQFDVDVSEVLRLRLVAYRPDTIGSPLLAGARIAGGLSNGLPELGWGNPSLST, from the coding sequence ATGCCGACCCGCCCCCGGGTCTTCGTGTCGTACTCGCACGACGACGAGGACCACAAGACGCTCGTGCGCCGGTTCGCCGAGTTCCTCCACCGGCACATCGGCCTCGAGGTGCACCTGGACCAGTGGGCCGACGGCGCCCGCGTCGACTGGTCCAGGTGGGCCCTGCGGCAGCTGAAGGCGGCCGACTACACGCTCGCCATCGCGTCCCCGATGTACCGGCGGCGCACCGACGGCGAGGAGTCGCCGCACGTCGGCCGCGGCGCGCAGTTCGAGGGCGCGGTCCTGCGCGACCAGGTGACCGCCGACATCGACGAGTACACGGCGCGGATCCTGCCGATCGTGCTCCCCGGCCGCGCGATCGACGAGATCCCGCAGTTCCTCAACCCGTATTCGACGACCCGCTTCGTGGTCCGGCAGTTCCAGGTCGGCGACAGCGGCGTCCAGAGCCTGGTGCGGGCGATCGCGCGCCGGCCGGAACACCCCCGGCCGGACGAGGATCCCGCGGTGTTCGCCGGCGGCGGGTACACGCCGGCCCCGAGGCGCCGGAAACTGCTGCTGACCACGGAACTGACGCCCGTCTCGAAAGGACCGGACGTCCGGCTCGCCGCCGCGAGCATCGACGGCACCCACCACGGCCACAGCATCACCTACCGCTGCTCGATGTTCTGCGGCGAACCCCGCGGCGTCGTCGAGTACGACCTGGGCCGGAAGTACCGGAAGTTCGAGTCCGCGGCAGGCGTCCTCGACGACGCGGCGGACGCCGGCCAGACGGGCCACTTCGAGGTGTTCCTCGACGGCGTCCCCCAGCCGTCGGTCACCGTACGGCTCGGCGCGCCGGCGCAGTTCGACGTGGACGTCTCCGAAGTCCTCAGGCTGCGGCTCGTCGCCTACCGGCCCGACACGATCGGGTCACCCCTGCTGGCCGGCGCCCGGATCGCGGGCGGCCTGTCGAACGGCCTCCCGGAACTGGGCTGGGGCAACCCGTCCCTGTCCACCTGA